The proteins below are encoded in one region of Chelmon rostratus isolate fCheRos1 chromosome 21, fCheRos1.pri, whole genome shotgun sequence:
- the lyrm1 gene encoding LYR motif containing protein 1, with amino-acid sequence MMASTRRTVLSLYMRVFRIARTWQAQSGVTSDTETERKYILQEARTLFRQNQQLTDQESVKRCIEECEARIEIGLHYRNPYPRATYLPPLGLATQKGRKLRAQQRLRKQAKPIYLQSQDET; translated from the exons ATGATGGCCTCCACTCGCAGGACAGTGTTGTCACTGTACATGAGGGTGTTTCGCATTGCCCGAACCTGGCAGGCACAGAGCGGGGTTACGAGtgacacagagactgagaggaaatACATACTTCAGGAAGCCCGGACTCTGTTTAGACAGAACCAGCAG CTCACAGATCAAGAATCAGTAAAGAGGTGTATAGAAGAATGTGAAGCAAGGATAGAAATAG gtctACATTACAGGAACCCATATCCAAGGGCT ACCTATCTACCGCCACTGGGACTGGCAACTCAGAAAGGCAGGAAACTGCGAGCACAGCAGCGTCTGAGGAAGCAGGCCAAGCCAATTTACTTACAGTCACAAGACGAGACCTGA